A section of the Candidatus Caldatribacterium sp. genome encodes:
- a CDS encoding YebC/PmpR family DNA-binding transcriptional regulator: protein MSGHSKWAQIKHKKAKTDLERGKAFSKLIRLITVAARQGGGNPENNPRLRLAIQKAREMNMPQENIEKAIKKGTGELEGVAYEEIIYEGYGPGGVAIMVEATTDNRNRTTAEIRHLFSKHGGNLGETGCVSWVFERKGLISFEKGKVDEEEVMAVAIDAGAEDIRSTETTIDVITVPEDFEKVKEAIERSGLQYAVAQVTMVPKTTVSVEGKQAQQVLSLIEALEDHDDVQEVYANFDIADELLESLKSS, encoded by the coding sequence ATGTCTGGACATTCAAAGTGGGCCCAGATAAAACACAAAAAAGCAAAGACTGACCTGGAACGGGGAAAAGCCTTTTCGAAGCTCATCCGTCTCATTACGGTTGCAGCCCGCCAGGGCGGTGGCAACCCTGAGAATAACCCTCGCCTTCGCCTTGCTATCCAAAAGGCTCGAGAAATGAACATGCCTCAAGAGAACATCGAAAAAGCCATCAAAAAGGGGACCGGTGAACTCGAGGGCGTAGCGTACGAAGAGATTATCTACGAGGGGTATGGTCCGGGTGGCGTTGCCATCATGGTAGAGGCCACAACCGATAACCGGAACCGCACGACTGCAGAGATCCGGCATCTCTTCAGCAAGCACGGTGGAAACCTTGGGGAAACAGGCTGTGTATCCTGGGTTTTTGAGCGCAAGGGACTCATTAGTTTCGAAAAGGGAAAAGTGGACGAAGAAGAGGTCATGGCCGTAGCAATTGATGCTGGAGCAGAGGACATTCGCTCCACCGAAACCACCATTGACGTCATTACAGTTCCAGAAGATTTCGAGAAGGTGAAGGAGGCCATTGAGAGGAGTGGTCTCCAGTACGCCGTTGCCCAGGTCACCATGGTTCCCAAAACCACAGTAAGCGTCGAGGGGAAGCAGGCACAGCAGGTCCTTTCTCTCATTGAGGCTCTTGAAGATCACGACGACGTTCAGGAAGTCTACGCGAATTTCGATATTGCTGATGAACTCCTTGAGTCCCTCAAGAGTTCATGA
- the ruvB gene encoding Holliday junction branch migration DNA helicase RuvB translates to MRREDEALRPRSLDEFIGQKTVVTHLRVYIQAARLRNEPLDHVLFYGPPGLGKTTLAHVIACEMQKNIRCLSGPLFVRPGDLAAVLTTVAPGDVVFIDEIHRLPKQCEEILYGAMEDFTLHVLVGKGPAARDVAIHLPPFTLVGATTRVSLLSAPLRNRFGIIERLDFYADEEIALIVQRAAHLLGVGIDEEAALAIARRSRGTPRVANRLLRRVRDFAEVMGEQYLTREVVERAFEELGVDAFGLTKMDRRFLRALLEEYAGGPVGIESLAMVLGEDPDTLEEVYEPFLVKMGFVTRTKRGRMLTPSGREYLRKVVLHEG, encoded by the coding sequence ATGAGGCGAGAGGATGAAGCTCTCCGTCCCCGATCCCTTGATGAGTTCATTGGCCAGAAGACCGTGGTGACTCATCTTCGGGTCTACATTCAGGCTGCTCGTCTACGGAACGAGCCCCTGGACCATGTGCTCTTCTACGGACCTCCCGGTCTTGGGAAAACGACCCTTGCCCACGTTATTGCCTGCGAGATGCAGAAGAACATTCGCTGTCTCTCAGGGCCACTTTTTGTTCGCCCCGGGGACCTCGCAGCAGTTCTTACGACGGTTGCTCCGGGAGATGTGGTGTTCATCGACGAAATTCATCGTCTTCCCAAGCAGTGCGAGGAAATCCTGTACGGAGCGATGGAGGATTTTACCCTTCATGTGCTCGTGGGGAAGGGTCCTGCCGCTCGGGATGTGGCCATTCATCTTCCCCCCTTTACCCTTGTGGGAGCGACCACACGGGTGAGCCTTCTCAGTGCCCCCCTGAGGAACCGTTTTGGGATTATAGAACGGTTGGACTTCTACGCCGATGAGGAGATCGCCCTTATTGTCCAGCGGGCAGCGCACCTTCTTGGGGTGGGCATAGATGAGGAAGCGGCTTTAGCGATTGCTCGTCGTTCCCGAGGAACCCCTCGGGTGGCGAATCGTCTCCTCCGCCGGGTGCGGGACTTTGCTGAGGTTATGGGAGAGCAGTACCTCACACGGGAAGTTGTCGAGAGGGCTTTCGAAGAACTCGGAGTGGACGCCTTTGGTCTTACAAAGATGGACCGAAGATTCCTGAGAGCACTCCTTGAAGAGTATGCAGGAGGACCGGTGGGGATTGAGAGTCTCGCGATGGTTCTTGGGGAAGATCCAGATACCCTTGAGGAAGTCTATGAGCCGTTCCTTGTCAAGATGGGTTTTGTGACTCGAACCAAGCGAGGGAGAATGCTCACTCCTTCTGGCCGAGAGTACCTGCGCAAGGTGGTCCTCCATG